Within Cercospora beticola chromosome 6, complete sequence, the genomic segment ACAAGTGGCAGCTACTGTTGCACAGAGCTGTAGGTTGAATCGCAGACTTCCTCACTTCTCAGGCACCGACTGAGTGGAGAACAACAGGGCATAGAACTGTTGCCGCATACTTCAATTCCTCAGCGACAATTGCTCCAGCCGCATTAGGGCCTCAATAGGAAGGTCGTCGATCGTTGCAAGCCCTAGCTTGTTTTTCTTGTCTGTAAACCTAATAGGCCTCGAAGGATTCGGCATGTAAGCAACTGCCCGGGGCTGAATCCTGCGCGACTACATATATCGTACCATATCGCCGTATGATCGAGACGACGAATTGCCAAGTGCTGCTCTTCCATCAACCGCATAAGTTTGCGCTGCAGGAATCTGAAAGACAACGACGTCTCGTTTGCTCTTCTATCGTCTGCGAGTCTGCTACAAGGGATTGCTCATCATGACCAGAAGCATATTTCTCACGGGGCCGAAGCCATCACTCAAGTTGGTTCCTAACGATATCTGGCTTCCTGGGTTGTATTCTCGACGTGTCTTGTGCTTTGAACTTCCTCTGAGCTTGAGCCAGGATAAGGTCGTGGACGTATTCCAGCGTGCTCTGAAAGCACTTGTGCAGGGAACACCAGAGCTGGGTGCTACATCAATAGTCGTGCAAAATGCTGCTCTGCACGATCCTACCAAGCCTGTGAGTAGGTGCGGAAACGCAAATATTCAAATTTGGGATTTACATCAAGCTGATGATCTCTTCAGTGGAGAGAACTGGCACCCGGGCAAGGTATCGAGCTGGTGGTCAAAGACCTGACTGCAACCATGCCAAATTTCAAACAACTGGAAGGCTCTGGATTTCCGCTGTCAGAATTCAGAGACTCGGAGATCATGCCAATCGAAGGACCTATCATGCCCGAACCTGCCGCCGTTTCGAAATTCCAGCTGAATTTTATCGGAGGGGGTGTTCTCTTGAGCTCGTGTATATATCACCACCTCACCGATGGCAATGGCATGAATGCGATCATGCGAGCTCTGGCCGAGAATTGCAAGAAGGCGACTGAGACGCAGGGTGACCTTCCGCCACATGTGCTTGATACCAGCCGTGCTGTGTTCGATGTACCAGAAGGGTTGACCGACATCAGTCATCATGGGGCATACTCGATTGGCGAAGAAGTGTTCACACCGGGAGTATCCCACGATGAAGCTCCTCTTGAAGTCAATGGTGTCGAGCCATTGCCTCCACCACAGTTCCAACCACACTACTACAACATCTCAGCAGAGAATGCGCAAGCGATCAAAGAATATGCCAGCAGTATATCGCCCGTCTCAACACATGATGCCATCTCTGCAGCCCTTTGGCGAAACCTCATCATCTCTCGCGTATCGACAGGCGAACTCACTGACATCGACAAACTCTGCTCTTTCACCATTCCGCACAACGCAAGAAAGTATCTGAGCCTCCCCTCAACCTGGGTTGGCAACCTCACCTACTTCATCATTGCCCACGCAACAGTCCGCGAGATCACTCAACCCGacagccttcctcttctcgcctCCCGCATCCGCGCCGCGATGTCCGCTGTCACGCCCTCTCACGTCCACGGCGTCATCACTCTTCGCAAGAGGCATCCTTTCTCTCTCTCCTGGTGGCCCATCATGGTCGCCAGCGAACCTGAGATTGTCGCATTGACCAGCTTCTACCACTCCGAACTTCTCCTGAATAGCGACAGCGATGGTGGTCCTCTTGTCGACTGGGGCGAACATCTCGGTCACGAAGCTAAGCATTTCACTACGACGGACCTCGGGGCATTCGCTGCGCAATACCAACGCGCGCATTTCGTGGGTCCGAAGTTGCCGCCGGACGGGAGGGGATGTTATGTTCATATCGGGTTGGTGAAGCCAGAAGTAGAGAGTTTTAGGAATGAAGAGGTGTGGAATCGGTATTTTACTTTGAAGGAAGTTacggtggtggagggagcGAGTTCGGAGTAGCCATGTGTGCTTCATGAGTGACTTCTTGATATCAACTACCACGATTGTTGACGCCAGAGTAATCGCTAGATTAACAACTTTTCTCCATTGGGGATTCTCTGCTGCTTAGCTTGAATCCTCACCAACAGGTCGTTCTGAATACTCAATTGAGACAGGAAGGCACTTCCGCCACTGACCTTGAGATGCTTGCTGGAAAGGCTTCTGTGCTCCTCGACTTACATCATGGTCAGTTGGTTAGACAAGAACATCTGGCGCTGGTGACTCCGAACACTCGCTTGGAAGTAGGGTTTACGAGGACAAGGTTCGGGGCTTTGGTCGAGAGCCTGAAAAGTACAGCTGCGATGGAGAACCAGTCTGTCAGAACGACTCCAGGTGAACCGATGGATGAATTGTGGAAGAGAAACGAACAGACAAGAGATCATGATGAACGTCCTGCTGCGGGAGAGCAGCCACAGTATTGAGTGCCGTTTTTTCATTCAGCGTGGTATCATTCCCATAAGCTAAAACCCTCCCAGCAGACAGCCCTTGTCGTGCTATTTTGAACGCCGTGCTTTCGTATGATACACAAGAGAGAAGATCAGGACATTTAGATCTTGATCTCACGGTCGGCCCGTTGCTTGGCCTTGCGGGTAGCAGCCTGAGACTTGGCACCCATGATACCACCGCCCCAGTGGCGCTTGGCCTCCTCGTTCTTCTCGAGGTAGCCCTCCTTGACGGCCTGAACGAGCTTGGAGAGCTCGTTCTTATCCTCAGCACGGACCTCAGTGATGGCGAGGGCGGCAGCGGTCTAGAGCAGACGTTAGCGTGTGCGTAATAGCGCATTCCGGGTTGTCTACACACCTTCTTGTGGACGACAGTTCCGAGACGGGCCTTGCCCTTGACAATGGCGTATGGGACACCCATCTTCCTGCAGAGAGCTGGAAGGAAGACAACGAGCTCGATTGGGTCGACATCGTTAGggatgaggacgagagcAGTCTTCTTGGCCTCGATCAGAGCCACAACGTGGTTGAGACCGTACTTGACGGCGTATGGCTTCTTGCTgacatcctccttcttcttgccctcaGCGACGGCGGTGGCCTCCTTGTGCAgacgctccttcttctcggccttgGTCTCTGGTCGGTACTTGTTGAGGAACTTGAAAGCCTGGGCGGCGGTGTTGCGGTCGAGGGTGTTGCTGAACTGAGCGATAGCCGGTGGGACCTTGAGACGCATGTTCAAGATCTTGCGCTGGCGCTGCAGGCGGACGTATTCTGGCCACTTCACCATGCGGGAGAGGTTGCGGCGTGGCTGGATGTCCTGGCCAATGCCATAGTTGCGTGGGCGGCGCTCGATGAGAGGGTTCTGCAGAAGCAGTGAGTAGTCTGTTAGCGGACACGGGAGGGAAGTGCGAAACGTACCTTGGCCTGCTTCTTGCTAACACCGGCCTTGGAGGCAGGGAAAGGCGCCGGAGCGGCCTTCTTTCCACCAGCTTTTGGAGGCTGTCATTGAGAAGAACAATCAGCGACTGTTGCCTTCTCTAGAGAGCCTGCGCGGTTGCCCGACGCAGCTCAAGCCATAGTCACACGCATCGCTCCGCAGAGACGATGGTGGATGCAAAATTTGGGATCATTGCCATTTGCATGCCCGCCGAATCGCCAAGTGCGAAAGAGATCGCGCAGATGTCCATCAGCGAGCAGAGGCAAATGACTAGCCGGTTCGTGCGATGCTTACCATATTGACGGTGTGCTGCTCGGAGGAAGGGAGGGTGATGGGTGGTGTTGTTCTGGCTTCGACGAGCTTGCAGAGCAGAAGACAGTGCTGCGCGCAAACAGAATTGAAGTTCTGGTGGGCAGCGCCAAGAGTCCCGCGCGGGCCGGGGGTTTAGCCGCTTTCTGGGCTGGGAGCCGATTCGGAAGCTGCGCCAGCTTTCTTGGAGGGTCGAGGAAAACGCGCAAGCAACGTCCCCGTCCAAGCATTGCAGAGAGCAATTGGTCCAGGCAGCTTCATTTCGCCACTTGCTGCTGCGCAAATCATTCAAGTCATCTTCTCATCAGACCGCGGCTGTGTATCCTGCCACCGCGCCGCCGAGTTCCTAGCGAAGCCGACTGCCACAGGAGCCTCATTCGTCGCTCCCAGCTGACATCATCTGCCGCGCATTGTGGAAGGCCAGTCAGTGATCTTCCGCAGAGCTCCAACAAACACTTCTTCAACTCCACCACCCGCGACGTCCGGCGCTCCGACACTTCTAGACCAAATCTGTAGCCTTGCAGCGATCTGAACGAACAAGGCGACAGCAACTGCCCCTCAGCGCAACATTGGTTGCAGCCTAATCCGCCGAGATGTCCTCCGTTCTACGAAGCGTGAAGAATGTCACCAAGGGCTACTCTTCCGTGCAAGTGAAGGTCCGGAATGGTGGGTGACAGTAATCAGAAAGGTATCACTACAGAACGGCTGCTGACCGCGCGACCCAGCAACGAGCAATGATCCATGGGGGCCCACGGGCGCAGATATGGCGGATGTCGCCCGAATCACTTACAACAGGTGCGGAATTTCCTGATCAAAGCCCTTGCGCCGTTGTCACATCCTGCGTGTCTTTGCTGGGCAACACGGTAACTCTTGCTAACTATGAGGTCGCAGCTCGACCGATTTCTACGAGGTCATGGACATGCTGGACAAGCGGTTGAATGACAAGGGCAAGAACTGGCGGCACGTGCTCAAGAGTCTGAAAGTCCTGGACTATTGTCTACATGAAGGCTCGGAATTGGTGGTTACATGGGCTAGGAAGAACATCTACATCATCAAGACCTTGCGTGAATTCATTCACATTGATGAAGACGGAAGGGATGTTGGAGCAAGCAGTATGTCTTGAAGAGGCGCAAGCC encodes:
- the RPL8 gene encoding 60S ribosomal protein eL8, which translates into the protein MPPKAGGKKAAPAPFPASKAGVSKKQAKNPLIERRPRNYGIGQDIQPRRNLSRMVKWPEYVRLQRQRKILNMRLKVPPAIAQFSNTLDRNTAAQAFKFLNKYRPETKAEKKERLHKEATAVAEGKKKEDVSKKPYAVKYGLNHVVALIEAKKTALVLIPNDVDPIELVVFLPALCRKMGVPYAIVKGKARLGTVVHKKTAAALAITEVRAEDKNELSKLVQAVKEGYLEKNEEAKRHWGGGIMGAKSQAATRKAKQRADREIKI